Within Nitrospira sp. MA-1, the genomic segment TCTTCTTGCGAGTTGGCTTGAGAAGGATTACTTTGCGGTCAATCGCTTTGTCTGTTCTGAAGATGCCTGGCGGTGGCTCCAAGAAGGAAATGTGCCGGATGCCATTGTCCTCGATCTCCATATGCCGGGAATTAGCGGATGGCGATTTTGCGAATTGTTGCATTCATTCTTTGGTTCCACACAGGCAGTGCCCCCTGTTCTTGCGGTTTCCGCCACGTATACTGGAATTGATGCTCATGACATTTTGAAAGATTTAGGGGCTTCGGCATTTCTTGCTCTCCCGACAGAACCTCAACGCTTTCGTCAGCAGGTTTGCGAGTTAGTGGAGAACCCTCCTAGTCCTCAACGCCCACATGTTTGGATGGTTTCCACCCACAAGTCCGAAATCCAACGAATTCATCACATATTTGGTGAACGGGGATGGCAGGTGGTGGAATGGCAAGCGGGGAAACAGGTTCAGGTGGCAGTGAATCTTGTGCTTCCTGATATTGTCCTCATTGACCATCCGCTGTCGGACATGACAAGCGAAGAGTTTGTGATTTGGTGCAAAGTCCAATATCCTCAGGCAATGTGCATTGTCCTTGGACAGGAATCTACAGCCCGAGGATACCCTGCTCATTCGATCCATGCTGATGCCTATCTCCCAAAAGAGTGCGATCCATTGCATATTATTTCACTATGTGAAAAAGGGCGCTGGGAACGGGCACTCTCACGAGTAGAGCATTTACTGGATATCCGTACTGATGATTTACGCGAATCTGAAGCCCAATTTAAAGAGTTGTTCGAAACGCTTCCGGATGTCTTGGTGATTTATGATTTCCAGGGAAAAATCACCCATGTTAATTCGCTTGGAGCGCAGCAATTGGGGTATCTCCCGTCTGTCTTGAATGGGAAAGCCTTCTCTCTTATCAGACCTGAGCCATCAAGTGGGGAATCCGGTCCCACGTTGCCAAGCTCTGCCCCTGGGGGGGCGAGATGGGAGGAAACGGTCCTTCGTCAAAAGAACGGCAGCAATCTTCCCGTAGAGATGATGGAACGGGAGGTTCAGTTTTTAGGCCAGCGTCAAACTCTTTTTATTGGACGCGATTTGACGGCAAGAAAGCGCATGGAGGAAGAGAATATTGCCCTTGAGCATCAGTTGCGGCAGGTTCAAAAAATGGAAGCCATCGGTCGACTAGCCTCAGGGGTTGCCCACGATATGAATAATACGTTAACGGCAATCATGGCCCATGCAAGTTTGTTCAAGATACAGGAAAAGACCGACACCCCCTTGTGGGCAGCGGGCGATGTCATCGAAAAAGCCGTTCGTCGTGGAAAGGAATTGACATCCCAGCTCTTGGGGTATGCCAGGCAGGGAAAGCATCATGATGTGACGGTCGATACCCATGATGTAATTCAGGAGGTCATGACACTGCTCGGAAGGACAATCCATAAAATGATCACCTTCCGAACTGACCTGTCCGCTACGAAGCCTTATGTGTTGGGGGATCCCAATCAGTTATACCAGATTCTCATGAATTTAGGTGTCAATGCCTGTGATGCGATGGGTGAGCGTGGGGAATTGCTTGTGCAGACTTCGAATGAAACGGTCACCCAGGAATACGCTTCACGTGTCCCAGGACTTCACGCAGGTGATTATGTGGTAATTCGGGTTACGGATACCGGGACCGGAATGTCATTAGAGACCCAACGACATATTTTTGAGCCATTCTTTACGACGAAAGGCCGAGGACAGGGAACAGGAATGGGATTGGCGATGGTGTATGGAATCGTCAAAAACCATCGCGGGTATATCGGGGTGACCAGTTCTCCTGGGTGTGGAACGACAATGCGTTTATATCTTCCGGATGCCCTATGTGCGAGCCTTAAGGACACACCTGTTCAGACGACGAAGCCTTCTCACGGAACCGGGCATATTGTAGTGATTGATGATGAGAAGGATGTGGGAGAAGCCGCTCAGGCCATACTTGAATTCCTTGGCTATCAGGTTACGGTTGTGTTGAATGGGAAGGAGGCCCTGAAAATCTGCCGGGATTTGACTGTTCCCGTTGATGTTGTGCTGTTGGATATGGTGATGCCTGAAATGTCGGGAGCGACATGTTTTGAAGAATTGCGAGCGATTCGACCAGATCTCAAGGTAATTCTCTGTACGGGGTATGATCGGAACCATGCTGTGCAAGATTTACTCAATCAGGGTGTCGTAGGGTTTATTCAAAAACCGTATGATGTCGACGAATTGGCTCATGCCTGTCAGATTGTCTTGAGAGATGACAATCCGGTCCAAATCTGTGGTACGGAGAGGGTGTCCTAATCACAGAAAAAATGAAACCGACCCCGAGGCGGGGTTGCCTTGGCATGAGGAAGAAACCATTGAACTATTTGGAGAACATACCATCATGAAAGTTCAGACTAGTCGGTTCGGTATGTTGGATGTGTCGGATGACACGCTGTTAACTTTCCCATCCGGCCTCGTAGGTTTCCCAGATTTCCGACGGTATCTCGTACTTGATCCGCCAGAGGATGCCGACTATCAGTGGTTTCAGTCGGTGGATGAACCAAGTTTAGCTTTTGTGATTATGGATGTGGATTTGTTGCAACCCGATTTTCGTACAAACCTATCCGGAGAAGGATTGGCTGAATTGGATATGACTCCTGCCGATCCAATTTCAATTATGGCCGTTATCTCGATCCCTTCAGATCATCCAGATCAGGCGACAGCAAATCTTCGTGCCCCTCTGGTCGTAAATGGGCGAACCAGACAAGGGAAACAATTGATTCTCCATGAATCAATCTCCTTGCGCCATCCATTATTCCATGATGTGGCGGAAGGTCAACCCCACCCTGAAGGGGTGACAGAGGCTGCATCGGTCTAAACTATGCAGTCACGCCTCCGAAGAAGCAAGATCGTCCAGATGTAATTCGTTGATGATGTACATGCCATTGTTTTACATGTGACTTTTACCCCAAAGCCAAGGAAGGCACCATGCTCATACTCACCAGAAAAATTGATGAAGCTATTCGATTAGGAGATGACATTCGCATTGTCCTTGTCCAAATTAAAGGAGGACAGGTGCGACTCGGAATTGAATGTCCGTCGCATGTCCGTGTTCTTCGTGAGGAATTATATGAAGCCGTCCGGCAGGAAAATTTGAATGCCGTATCCTCGGATCCGAAGCTTTTGGCCAGCCTACCCAGACAGAAAAGACCTCAGGCTAAACCTACCGAATCAACCTAACGGGAAGAGGCTCCAGTTCAGGGGCATTCCTGGTAAACAATCCCATGGTCCCTACAGGTCCTTGTGAGAATTGACTGGAATGACAAACTTTCCCGTTTGGGCGAAGGAATAAAACACGTAGCCTCGGTCAATAGGGCTGTTTCCCTCTTTTCAAAAGGTAGGGTTGAAGTTCCAACATTGGGAGCCCTGCTGCGAAGTGGTAATAAAAGCGGAAGCTCCATAATCCTTCAGTGCCTTCTCAAGTCTTGCCTTCAACAATCCTTTCCTTTCCAGGCAGAAATTTCCCGGTTTATTAGCAAGGAATTCCTAGTCGGTAGAATTTTTTCGAGTGATGTGGGAATCGGCTTCATTGTGACCTGATACCTTGCCTTTTGATCTTGAACTGTATGGCATAAAACTTGAATTCATATTAATTTGAAATGATCTTTTGGGAAGTGTTGAAAACCCTCATATGCGAATTCGCTTGGATGGTTTTCTACCTTAGAATTCATCCAAAATTTGGCACATCAATGGCTCATTCTTAGAATATTAGGAGTACAAGTTCGCCTATGAAATCCTATTTCACAAGCGCCGGTTATTTTTTCAATAAAGATGAGGGAGTGTGGCATCGCCCTGGATATAAAGGCATCAATTATAGTGATGGCGAGCAAATTGAAAACCGATTGAAAACGATTATTTCCGGTGCGAGCGATGTCAGTGTGATGTCGGGCGAATTGGCAAAATCCTGTACGGATTGGCATTCGCTGTATCATTTATCACGGAAACGCGTCAATCTGCTTCGGCCCTTTGAGGAACAATTACAAGGGAAAAGTGTACTTGAAATCGGTGCGGGGTGCGGTGCGCTCACGCGTTATCTCGGTGAAATAGGAGCGGAGGTGGTGGCACTGGAAGGGAGCCTCCGTCGCGCATCGATTGCGTCATTGCGTTGCCGTGGCCTGAGCAATGTCACAGTTATTGGGGAAGTTGTTCATCATTTTAATCCTGGACCACAGTTTGATGTCGTGACCGTTATTGGAGTTTTAGAATATGCCAGGAAATTTTTCCCAGGTGATGGGGCAGACCCAGTTGATGCTATGTTGGTTTTTATGAAGGGTTTGTTAAAGCCTGGAGGTACATTGATTATCGCTATTGAAAACCAGCTAGGGTTGAAATATTTTGCCGGATTTCCCGAAGACCATATGGGCAAGCCCATGTTTGGCATCGAAGAACATTACACCAAAGGGAGCATTGTGACCTTTGGCCGGAGAGAGCTTAGCCGAAGAGTCGGTCAGGCTGGCCTACCTGAACAGGAATGGTGGTATCCCTTTCCGGATTACAAGCTACCAAGCTTGATGGTGTCGGAACGCGGGGCCATGCCGCAGGACGGTATTGATCTGACCCCGGTCCTGCGTAGTGCGTGCACCGACGACCCGCAATTTCCAGCTCGTATTCATTTTAATCAGGAACGAGCTTTGCGCCCAATTGTTCGTAATGGTCTTTTGCCTGATTTGGCGAATTCCTTTGTATTACTGGCCACAGACCTCGCTTGTAAGGAAAAATCAATTGTTCCTCTCGCGGTACATTATGCAACTGGGAGAAGGCCAGAATTTGCCAAAAAGGTCGTTTTTACACAGGAGAGTCAGCGTGCCGATTATACCTCTCAAGTGCGGCTGTACCCTACTGACACCCCAAATAAGAATTCATTGGTTACCCAACGGCTTGTTGATCAAACATTTGTGAAAGGCGAACTTTGGCAAGATCGGCTTGTACAAATCATGACCAGCCCTGGGTGGCGGGTTACGCAAATAGAAGAATGGTTAAAGGTCTGGCTGAAGGGGTTTTTCGACGTTGTGGGTATCCAGAAGTCAAACGATATGACTAAGAAGAAGGTATCAGGCCAATTCCTTGATCTTATTCCACGTAATATGATCATGGAAGGAAATGGTGAGGTGACATTTTTTGATCAAGAGTGGGTGCTTGGCGAAGACCTGGAGGTTGGTTATGTCGTCTTTCGTGCTTTGTTCTCTTCATTTTATGCTTTAGGCATGATAGCGCCAACGGGAGAAAAGACACTTCCTTCGATTCTTTCTCTTATCAAGGATATTGGACAAGGGGCCGGCTTTTCGTTTACCGATCACGACATTAAGCACTATCACGATCTGGAATGTGAATTTCAGCGGCTTGTCGTAGGGGGTTGTAATCTCAGTTACGGAATGATGTCCGCGATGCAGTTCCGTGTATCCCATACGCAGTCGAATCAGGATGGTTATGGTGCTGAAGTTCATGGACAGAACATTATCCTTCAACAGGCCCTATTGGAAAAAACCCGACAAATTGCGGATCTTACGCAAACGGTAAAGGATTTAGATGAGCAGTTCATCCGCATTAATCGAGTCTTGTCTCAGAAGGAACTCAACAGAAACCTATCAGAGCCAAAAATGTGTTTGGATGATAGGATTTCCACCTCAGGTCAAAACTTTCAGTTGGCTCCACGCGTTGTGGCAATTATTAATGATCCCATATGCAGCCAAATCCGAATACTCCAAGCACTCACCGCGAGCGTAATGAAATCCTGGTTTGGCGGAATGGTGAAAATTGAAGGAGCGGAGGGGAGCCATCCTCACCAATTACCAAGTGGTCCAGGAACGGTGTGGATTGTTCAGCGAACGTGTAGGATGGAAATCGCTGATATGGTTATTGCGCGATCGAATGGTACCCGTTTGGTCCACGATATCGATGATTTGCTCTGGAAGATCCCGGAAGATAATCAAAATCATCAAGTGATGAAGAAATGGCTTATTGACCATTTGATGAAATTGCTTGAATTGTCCGATTGCGTAACAACTTCTACCATTCCCTTACAAACCGCTTTGGAAAGTGTAGGAATCAAGGCTGCCCTTCTGCCGAATTGCTTGGTCTCCGAAGAGTGGAGGGATTTGGCTCCTCTCCGAGGGGGTGGCTCCAGGCCACGTATTGGTTGGGCTGGACAGGTTGGGGTACACCGTTCTGATCTCCGCTTCCTTGGTTCGGTGTTCGAGGAGTTAGGTGATGAGGTTGAGTGGGTATTTTTAGGAGAGGTGCCGGAAGATCTTCGACGGACCGGGGTCAGATCTGAAGTCCATCCCATGGTTCCTTTAGGTCAATTTCCATCTAAACTTGCCAGTCTGAATCTTGATCTGGCTTTAGCTCCATTAGCCATAAATGAATTTAATGAGGCAAAAAGTGACCTTCGTCTTTTGCAATATGGTGTATTAGGATTTCCGGTCATTGCCACTGATATTTATCCTCATCGAACTGCACCGGTCACCCGAGTTCCTAATGATCCTCAAGCCTGGGTACGAGCAATTCGGGATCATCTTTATAATTCGGATCATTCTGAGAAAGAGGGCAAAGTTTTAAGGGAGTGGGTCCTAAGGCATCGAATGTTGGAATCCTGGCTACCACAATATCGAGCCGTATGGCTGGGTGAATCTGCTAACAGGCGGGATCATTCAACCTTTTCCGTATTGGGGAATAACGAGGCTCGATCAACTCCGACTTCCTACATGCCAATTGTTGATACACAATATGAGTGTTCTATTATTATTCCCGTGTGTAATCGTGATGATTTAACGAAGCAATGCCTGTTGCATTTGGCCGAAGTGACACAAGGATGCCACTATGAGGTTCTTGTGGTGGATAATGCGTCGACGGATGAGACTCAGAATTTTCTGGCTTCATTCGGGGGGGATATTCAGATAATTCGGAATACTGAAAATCTAGGATTTGCAAAGGCCTGTAATCAAGGGGCTCGTGCCGCACGAGGAAAGTATTTAATCTTCCTGAACAATGACACTATTCCACAATCAGGATGGTTGACAGCTTTGTTGGAGGAAGTTGAGACGCACGATGATGTTTCCATTGTCGGCAGTAAACTGTTGTATCCGAATGACACCATTCAACATGCCGGAGTGGTTTTTTCTAAAAACTGCCTGACTCCCTATCATATTTTCAGTGGAGCCCCTGCGGGTCTTCATGCAGCCAATGTTCGCCGTGAATTTCAAGCAGTGACGGCGGCCTGTTTTCTGATTCGCAGAGAAGATTTTGAGTCAATCGGGGGATTTGATGAGGAATTCCGAAACGGGTTTGAGGATGTTGATTTGTGTTTGAAAATCCGAGAGCGCGGTAAAAAAATTATCTACCAACCCAAGAGTGTATTGTATCATCTGGAACATCAAACTCCCGGTCGCAAAGATCCGGAAGCAGAACGTCATAACGGGAATCGCCTGATGAGCCGCTGGGGTTCAAAGATTGTAGTGGATGAAGACGTATATACCGTTCCGGAAGGCTATGCCAATCGCTATTATTTTCGTGACGGGTGGCTTCGGCAGTCGCTCGAACCATTTCGGAGCGATGGAGAACGGACCCAGTGGAATCGGGTCCAACGCGTACAAGAGCTCTTATTATCCCGGCGATATGACCCAATTCGAGGCATTAAAAAACAGGACAATGGTGAATTACATGCCCTTCTTTCCGATTTTCGCGAGTGGCCAGATGATGGAGAAGTGTTGCGGTGGGCCGTGAAACTCTGTCGAACATTGCAGTTATTCGATGGGGAGCGGGCATTTTTGACACGCCTTCTGAGTCTTGGAGAAGATCGAGAGATCCGGGAACAGCTAGCAAAACTGGCACTCAACGTGAAAGATCTGTCCGACGCGGCTCAACATGTCCAGGCCCTCATTCAAACAGACCCCAACGATGGTTCAGCACATTGGTTACAGGGGATCCTGTTCATGCAATCCCAGGAATGGGGAGAAGCGAGAAAGTCTTTTCGGCGCGCTCTTCAATATGGCTCAGATTCCCGAAAAACCAACATCGGCTTGGGAATGGCATGTATGGGGATGGGAGACGGGGAAGAAGCCTGGAGGGTTTTCGACGAAGTTGTGGCAGATCATCCTGATGATGTTGAAGCCATGAATGGGTTGATTCAAGCCGGAACATCTCTGCAACGATGGAAAGACTTAGGGGAACGGCTTTCACGGTATGTCGAACGCAATCCCGCAAACTGCGATATGCGGTTTGCTTTGGCTGGTGTGCATTTTCGTGCTAGTCGGCTTGATTTGGCCAAGCAACAATTTGAGATGTTGCGCCTCTTAATGCCCGACCATGAGGGATTACTTGATTTAGGGGCTCTCCTCCAGACCGCACCTCGAGACCTCCATGCCATCGCAACATAATTAGAGGAACTTCTTGCCTGGTCAAGTTAGCCTATGTCCCGAGCACTCTTAATTCAACTCGCTCGGTTAGGTGATCTGGTCCAATCCCTTCCTGTTTTGACAGCCCTACAATCTGCCAAACCTGAGCGACCCCTTGACCTTCTTTGCCCATCTCCCTTGGTGGCGCTTGGAGAACTTTTTCCTTGTGTGGACAGGGTTTACCCTTGGTATGGGGAACAATGGCATGAATTGGCCAGGACAAAGATGACGGATTGTGACCAGCAGTTAGCCCAAGCCACGCGCTATTTGGCTGAACATGCCTTCCCCACGTATTCATTGGCCTATAATTTGAATAACCATCCTCGAGGGATACTTGCTGCCCATGTTTTGAGTAGTCTGGTGGTCGGCCCGGGAGAAAATGGGCCTCTGAATCAGAGGCTTCCCGCATGGGCGGGATATTTACGTCAGATTGCTCAAGATCGAGGGAGCAACCGGGTGCATTTAGCGGATGCATTTTGCGGATTGTGTCAAGTTTTTCCGCCATTGGACATTCCCTACTTGAAGGCCCCGCTGGTGGAATTGCCTCTTGAGCTGGAATGGATGGTGAATGATCGATCTTCTACCCTCATCGGAATTGTTCTTGGTGCGGGAGATACCGAACGGCGGGTTCCCCTTTCTGTGTGGCAAGCCCTGATTTCCACATGTGCTGAGTACATGCCTCAGAGCTACCTGCTTTTGATTGGTGGGGAGGGAGAACGGGAAGCGGCATTGGCCCTGGAACATCGCCTTCCCGCTAAATATCTCAATCGGGTGGTGAATGGGTGTGGTCGTACCTCGTTGCCCCAGCTTGTGGCTCTTTTTAATCGATGTCATTGGGTGGTCGGATCGGATACGGGACCGTTGCATCTCGGAGCGATGTGTGGGACACGGGCGATCGGTTGGTATTTCTCCCAGGCCAGAGTCCATGAAACCGGTCCCTATGGGGTTGGCCATTATGTGTGGCAACACGATCAAGGGCGATCTGGGGATGTTCTGGATGCTCGTGAATTACGAACGGAAGAGTCATCCTTTGCCCATTGGCCTGTGATGGAAACGGTCAACTTAATACGGGATGAACGGGTGAATTCAAGAATTGACGAGTGGGATCTCTGGATCAGTAATAAAGATGAGTGGGGGGCGTTTTATACCACTGATGGCCTTCCTGACGAGGCTGTTCTTCAGCGAAAAGATACGTGGGAGGCGCTGTCTCAGCTGGCGAATCATAATATTCGGATGGAAGTCGCGAAGTAGTAGGAAATACTCCCGGTAGGTTGAAGGCTGGGGGTGTGTTTCATTGTTAATAAACCAGGAACAGATAAATGGACGTGTTGAAAAAGAATATCGATATTCTTCGAAGCCAGGATCCGATTCTTGCTGCTCAGATCCTCCAGGTGCCAGGAGGAACCCTGTCGATCCATCCAGCTAAATCCGGAATGCCAACCGCGCTGGTTAACTCCCGATATCTTCATAGTGCGTATGATCCAGTTCGCGAAGCAGGGCGCTGGGCTGAAGAACGCGTGAAAGACTGTCAAGCAGGGGAAACGATTGTCCTCCTCGGCGTGGGACTGCTTTACCACGTGGAAGCCTTGCGTCAGATGTTGCCTCATGACCAGAACATGATGGTCGTGGTGCCGGACCTTTCCGAATTCGCAGATTGTGTTTCCGTCCGGTCCCTGGAAGGGTGGGGTGAACGGCTGATGTGGATGACGGGTTCCATCACTGATATGGCTGTCCAAGTGACCCAGAAAGCCAAGCGGGTTCGCATTCTGAGTTACGAACCTGCCGCCACGGTTCATCACGACCTCTATGAACATTTCCGTTTGCAACTTCGTGATCATCTCGCTCAAGGCTTAAGCGGAACGCTTCACATCATGGTGATTGGTCCCATTTATGGCGGGTCTTTGCCCATTGCCCGATATGTGGTGAACGCCTTGGAAGGCCTTGGACATCGTGTGAGTTGGGTGGATCATAGTCCACATTATTCGGGATATCAGAATTTGGACACAATCCGTGATCATCGGCTGCGACTCACAGTCCAACAACGGATGAGTGAAACCTTGGCGGTGATTAGCCTGGCTCATGTGGCAGAAGATCCCCCTGACCTGGTTTTAGCCTTGTCCCAGGCGCCATTAACGATGGCGGTTTTGGAGCAGATGCGTCGAAAAAAGGTGTTAACGGCCATGTGGTTTGTAGAAAATTTTCGTCATCTAACCTATTGGCAGCAGATGGTGTCGGGATATGACTTTTGGTTTGTGATGCAACAAGCCGCATGCTTGGACGCTTTCAGGAAGGCCGGAGCCAAACAGGTGTCGTATCTCCCCTTAGCTGCTGATCCGGCCATTCATCAACCAATGATCCTTACCCAGGGAGCGCAATACGAGTTTGGTGCCGATGTGTCTTTTTTGGGGGCAGGGTATAGAAACCGGCGGCAGATCCTCCCATCCCTGGTCGGCCAAGGGTGGACTTTTAAATTGTGGGGGAATGAATGGGACAACCTTGGGCCGTTAGCCCAGGTTCTTCAGAGAGGGGGTGCACGCATTGATACCCCCACTAGTGTAAAAATTTTCAATGCCACCTCGGTCAATATTAATTTGCATTCTTATACGGGGGACGGATTCGATCCAGAGGGAGATGGGGTGAACCCCAGAACATTCGAATTAGCCAGTTGCGGGGCGTTCCAAGTGGTCGATGCTCGCACCTTGCTTCCGGCGCTCTTTGATGAATCGATGATGGCGGTCATCAACAGTCCGGATCAGCTTCTCCCAACCGTCCAAACTTATTTGCACGAACCAGCCAGACGAGTGGCCATGGCTGAATTGTCCCGGAAGCGCGTTTTAGAGGCGCACACGTACGGGCATCGGATGAGGACGTTTTTAGGTGCCGTGGGTATGGCGAGTCCTGATCGGCTAGGAGCCATTCTTCAGGGGGACCGTACGGCTGAATCGCTAGTGGCTCGGAGTGGACAGTCCCCCGAATTGATTCCCATGCTGCAGAAGTTTCTTCCGACCGATCGTGTGGAGTTAGTGGATGTGGCGAAAGACATTCGGAAGAAAGGGCCGGAAGCCCGGTTGAACCGTGAGGAATTACTAATTTTGATGATGGATGAATACCGACAGGAAAAACGAGATTTTCTTTAAAACCCTGATGGTAAAAAATTCTTTTATGGTCAATTCTTAATGAATAAACAAATCCTCATTATCAATATTACCCGGATGGGTGATTTGATTCAGATGGTTCCCTTGCTTTCACGTTTGGAGGAAGAATGGCCTGGTGTGGGCATTGATCTGATTGTTGATAAAGAATTTGCCCATGTGGCTAGCCTTATTCCTGGAATTCGACAGGTGTTGATGTTTGATTTTCAGCTGCTGATGGACGAGAGCCG encodes:
- a CDS encoding response regulator — encoded protein: MASILVINDDPVQLHLLASWLEKDYFAVNRFVCSEDAWRWLQEGNVPDAIVLDLHMPGISGWRFCELLHSFFGSTQAVPPVLAVSATYTGIDAHDILKDLGASAFLALPTEPQRFRQQVCELVENPPSPQRPHVWMVSTHKSEIQRIHHIFGERGWQVVEWQAGKQVQVAVNLVLPDIVLIDHPLSDMTSEEFVIWCKVQYPQAMCIVLGQESTARGYPAHSIHADAYLPKECDPLHIISLCEKGRWERALSRVEHLLDIRTDDLRESEAQFKELFETLPDVLVIYDFQGKITHVNSLGAQQLGYLPSVLNGKAFSLIRPEPSSGESGPTLPSSAPGGARWEETVLRQKNGSNLPVEMMEREVQFLGQRQTLFIGRDLTARKRMEEENIALEHQLRQVQKMEAIGRLASGVAHDMNNTLTAIMAHASLFKIQEKTDTPLWAAGDVIEKAVRRGKELTSQLLGYARQGKHHDVTVDTHDVIQEVMTLLGRTIHKMITFRTDLSATKPYVLGDPNQLYQILMNLGVNACDAMGERGELLVQTSNETVTQEYASRVPGLHAGDYVVIRVTDTGTGMSLETQRHIFEPFFTTKGRGQGTGMGLAMVYGIVKNHRGYIGVTSSPGCGTTMRLYLPDALCASLKDTPVQTTKPSHGTGHIVVIDDEKDVGEAAQAILEFLGYQVTVVLNGKEALKICRDLTVPVDVVLLDMVMPEMSGATCFEELRAIRPDLKVILCTGYDRNHAVQDLLNQGVVGFIQKPYDVDELAHACQIVLRDDNPVQICGTERVS
- the fliW gene encoding flagellar assembly protein FliW; amino-acid sequence: MKVQTSRFGMLDVSDDTLLTFPSGLVGFPDFRRYLVLDPPEDADYQWFQSVDEPSLAFVIMDVDLLQPDFRTNLSGEGLAELDMTPADPISIMAVISIPSDHPDQATANLRAPLVVNGRTRQGKQLILHESISLRHPLFHDVAEGQPHPEGVTEAASV
- the csrA gene encoding carbon storage regulator CsrA, producing MLILTRKIDEAIRLGDDIRIVLVQIKGGQVRLGIECPSHVRVLREELYEAVRQENLNAVSSDPKLLASLPRQKRPQAKPTEST
- a CDS encoding glycosyltransferase, whose protein sequence is MKSYFTSAGYFFNKDEGVWHRPGYKGINYSDGEQIENRLKTIISGASDVSVMSGELAKSCTDWHSLYHLSRKRVNLLRPFEEQLQGKSVLEIGAGCGALTRYLGEIGAEVVALEGSLRRASIASLRCRGLSNVTVIGEVVHHFNPGPQFDVVTVIGVLEYARKFFPGDGADPVDAMLVFMKGLLKPGGTLIIAIENQLGLKYFAGFPEDHMGKPMFGIEEHYTKGSIVTFGRRELSRRVGQAGLPEQEWWYPFPDYKLPSLMVSERGAMPQDGIDLTPVLRSACTDDPQFPARIHFNQERALRPIVRNGLLPDLANSFVLLATDLACKEKSIVPLAVHYATGRRPEFAKKVVFTQESQRADYTSQVRLYPTDTPNKNSLVTQRLVDQTFVKGELWQDRLVQIMTSPGWRVTQIEEWLKVWLKGFFDVVGIQKSNDMTKKKVSGQFLDLIPRNMIMEGNGEVTFFDQEWVLGEDLEVGYVVFRALFSSFYALGMIAPTGEKTLPSILSLIKDIGQGAGFSFTDHDIKHYHDLECEFQRLVVGGCNLSYGMMSAMQFRVSHTQSNQDGYGAEVHGQNIILQQALLEKTRQIADLTQTVKDLDEQFIRINRVLSQKELNRNLSEPKMCLDDRISTSGQNFQLAPRVVAIINDPICSQIRILQALTASVMKSWFGGMVKIEGAEGSHPHQLPSGPGTVWIVQRTCRMEIADMVIARSNGTRLVHDIDDLLWKIPEDNQNHQVMKKWLIDHLMKLLELSDCVTTSTIPLQTALESVGIKAALLPNCLVSEEWRDLAPLRGGGSRPRIGWAGQVGVHRSDLRFLGSVFEELGDEVEWVFLGEVPEDLRRTGVRSEVHPMVPLGQFPSKLASLNLDLALAPLAINEFNEAKSDLRLLQYGVLGFPVIATDIYPHRTAPVTRVPNDPQAWVRAIRDHLYNSDHSEKEGKVLREWVLRHRMLESWLPQYRAVWLGESANRRDHSTFSVLGNNEARSTPTSYMPIVDTQYECSIIIPVCNRDDLTKQCLLHLAEVTQGCHYEVLVVDNASTDETQNFLASFGGDIQIIRNTENLGFAKACNQGARAARGKYLIFLNNDTIPQSGWLTALLEEVETHDDVSIVGSKLLYPNDTIQHAGVVFSKNCLTPYHIFSGAPAGLHAANVRREFQAVTAACFLIRREDFESIGGFDEEFRNGFEDVDLCLKIRERGKKIIYQPKSVLYHLEHQTPGRKDPEAERHNGNRLMSRWGSKIVVDEDVYTVPEGYANRYYFRDGWLRQSLEPFRSDGERTQWNRVQRVQELLLSRRYDPIRGIKKQDNGELHALLSDFREWPDDGEVLRWAVKLCRTLQLFDGERAFLTRLLSLGEDREIREQLAKLALNVKDLSDAAQHVQALIQTDPNDGSAHWLQGILFMQSQEWGEARKSFRRALQYGSDSRKTNIGLGMACMGMGDGEEAWRVFDEVVADHPDDVEAMNGLIQAGTSLQRWKDLGERLSRYVERNPANCDMRFALAGVHFRASRLDLAKQQFEMLRLLMPDHEGLLDLGALLQTAPRDLHAIAT
- a CDS encoding glycosyltransferase family 9 protein; amino-acid sequence: MTDCDQQLAQATRYLAEHAFPTYSLAYNLNNHPRGILAAHVLSSLVVGPGENGPLNQRLPAWAGYLRQIAQDRGSNRVHLADAFCGLCQVFPPLDIPYLKAPLVELPLELEWMVNDRSSTLIGIVLGAGDTERRVPLSVWQALISTCAEYMPQSYLLLIGGEGEREAALALEHRLPAKYLNRVVNGCGRTSLPQLVALFNRCHWVVGSDTGPLHLGAMCGTRAIGWYFSQARVHETGPYGVGHYVWQHDQGRSGDVLDARELRTEESSFAHWPVMETVNLIRDERVNSRIDEWDLWISNKDEWGAFYTTDGLPDEAVLQRKDTWEALSQLANHNIRMEVAK
- a CDS encoding DUF3880 domain-containing protein, yielding MDVLKKNIDILRSQDPILAAQILQVPGGTLSIHPAKSGMPTALVNSRYLHSAYDPVREAGRWAEERVKDCQAGETIVLLGVGLLYHVEALRQMLPHDQNMMVVVPDLSEFADCVSVRSLEGWGERLMWMTGSITDMAVQVTQKAKRVRILSYEPAATVHHDLYEHFRLQLRDHLAQGLSGTLHIMVIGPIYGGSLPIARYVVNALEGLGHRVSWVDHSPHYSGYQNLDTIRDHRLRLTVQQRMSETLAVISLAHVAEDPPDLVLALSQAPLTMAVLEQMRRKKVLTAMWFVENFRHLTYWQQMVSGYDFWFVMQQAACLDAFRKAGAKQVSYLPLAADPAIHQPMILTQGAQYEFGADVSFLGAGYRNRRQILPSLVGQGWTFKLWGNEWDNLGPLAQVLQRGGARIDTPTSVKIFNATSVNINLHSYTGDGFDPEGDGVNPRTFELASCGAFQVVDARTLLPALFDESMMAVINSPDQLLPTVQTYLHEPARRVAMAELSRKRVLEAHTYGHRMRTFLGAVGMASPDRLGAILQGDRTAESLVARSGQSPELIPMLQKFLPTDRVELVDVAKDIRKKGPEARLNREELLILMMDEYRQEKRDFL